Proteins found in one Triticum aestivum cultivar Chinese Spring chromosome 4D, IWGSC CS RefSeq v2.1, whole genome shotgun sequence genomic segment:
- the LOC123095842 gene encoding DEAD-box ATP-dependent RNA helicase 21, with the protein MQPDLFFPHLSANPPPTRTHRHGISSLCRAAAAAMKRSFDAMEAKPVFLSKEERQRLALERRQAAVADQRRSALDILQSLPRPPPPPPPSGAPRDSSSSHRDPSDRDRGDRDRDRDRDRDRDRRRDDDSRRDRDRDRDRDRDEPSRRDRDRDRDRDRDRDRDRDRDRDRDREHRDRERGERDKDREKDRLEKMAEREREKELEAIKEQYLGSKKPKKRVIKPSEKFRFSFDWENTEDTSRDMNMLYQAPHEARLLYGRGFLAGIDRREQKKAAAVFEKETRAEQRRKFGVEDRPEDDVADKKKAAAAEMYDAFDMRVDRHWSEKGIEEMTERDWRIFREDFNISYKGSRIPRPMRNWPESKLGTELLRAIEKVGYKKPSPIQMAAIPLGLQQRDVIGIAETGSGKTAAFVLPMLSYITRLPPISEDNEAEGPYAVVMAPTRELAQQIEEETVKFATYLGIKVVSIVGGQSIEEQGFKIRQGCEVVIATPGRLLDCLERRYAVLNQCNYVVLDEADRMIDMGFEPQVVGVLDAMPSSNLKPENEEEELDEKRIYRTTYMFSATMPPAVERLARKYLRNPVVVTIGTAGKATDLITQNVIMVKESEKMSRLQKILTDLGDKTAIVFCNTKKSADNRAKDLDKAGFRVTALHGGKSQDQREISLDGFRNRRFNVLVATDVAGRGIDIPDVAHVINYEMPSSVDTYTHRIGRTGRAGKKGLATSFLTLDNTDIFFDLKQMLTQSNSPVPPELARHEASKFKPGSVPDRPPRRNDTVYASH; encoded by the coding sequence ATGCAGCCTGATCTTTTTTTTCCCCACCTGTCCGCAAACCCTCCCCCAACCCGCACGCATCGGCACGGCATCTCCTCgctctgccgcgccgccgccgccgccatgaagCGCTCCTTCGACGCCATGGAGGCGAAGCCGGTGTTCCTCTCCAAGGAGGAGCGCCAGCGCCTCGCGCTCGAGCGCCGGCAGGCGGCCGTCGCCGACCAGCGCCGCTCCGCGCTCGACATCCTCCAGTCGCTCCCCCGgccccctccgccgcctcccccgTCCGGCGCCCCCCGagactcctcctcctcccaccgcgacCCCTCCGACCGGGACAGGGGGGACAGGGACCGCGACCGGGACCGGGACCGGGACCGGGACCGCCGCCGCGACGACGACTCCCGCCGGGACCGAGATCGGGATCGCGACCGCGACCGCGACGAGCCTTCCCGCCGGGACCGGGACCGTGACCGCGACCGCGACCGGGACCGGGACCGTGACCGCGACCGCGACCGGGACCGGGACCGGGAGCACCGGGACAGGGAGCGCGGGGAGCGGGACAAGGACAGGGAGAAGGACCGGCTGGAGAAGATGGCGGAGCGGGAGCGGGAGAAGGAGCTGGAGGCCATCAAGGAGCAGTACCTGGggtccaagaagcccaagaagcgGGTCATCAAGCCCTCGGAGAAGTTCCGCTTCTCCTTCGACTGGGAGAACACCGAGGACACCAGCCGCGACATGAACATGCTCTACCAGGCGCCGCACGAGGCCCGCCTGCTCTACGGCCGCGGCTTCCTCGCCGGCATCGACCGGCGCGAGCAGAAGAAGGCGGCCGCCGTGTTTGAGAAGGAGACCCGCGCTGAGCAGCGCCGCAAGTTCGGCGTGGAGGACCGGCCCGAGGATGATGTGGCTGAtaagaagaaggccgccgccgcggAGATGTACGACGCCTTCGACATGCGGGTGGACAGGCACTGGTCTGAGAAGGGCATCGAGGAGATGACGGAGCGGGATTGGCGTATTTTCCGGGAGGACTTCAATATCTCCTACAAGGGGTCTCGCATACCCCGGCCGATGCGCAACTGGCCCGAGAGCAAGCTTGGGACTGAGCTGCTTCGTGCTATTGAGAAGGTTGGGTACAAGAAACCGTCACCCATCCAGATGGCTGCCATTCCGCTTGGTCTCCAGCAGCGTGATGTCATTGGTATTGCAGAGACTGGTTCGGGCAAGACTGCCGCTTTTGTGCTTCCTATGCTGTCGTACATTACTCGCCTGCCGCCTATAAGCGAGGACAATGAGGCTGAGGGTCCTTATGCTGTTGTCATGGCACCTACTCGTGAGCTTGCTCAACAGATTGAGGAAGAGACGGTGAAGTTTGCAACCTATCTAGGCATTAAAGTCGTTTCCATTGTTGGTGGTCAGTCGATTGAGGAGCAAGGTTTCAAGATCAGGCAGGGCTGTGAAGTTGTAATTGCAACGCCTGGTCGGCTTCTTGATTGTCTGGAGAGAAGGTATGCTGTGCTCAACCAGTGCAACTATGTTGTACTTGATGAGGCTGATAGGATGATTGATATGGGATTTGAGCCACAGGTTGTTGGTGTCCTTGATGCGATGCCATCAAGTAACCTGAAACCTGAGAATGAGGAAGAGGAACTGGATGAGAAGAGGATTTACAGGACAACTTATATGTTCAGTGCTACCATGCCACCTGCAGTTGAGCGCCTTGCTAGGAAGTACCTCCGTAACCCAGTTGTCGTCACAATTGGTACAGCTGGCAAGGCCACAGATCTGATAACCCAAAATGTGATCATGGTGAAGGAGTCAGAGAAGATGTCACGACTCCAGAAGATACTCACAGATCTTGGGGACAAGACGGCCATTGTATTCTGCAACACAAAGAAGTCGGCAGACAACCGTGCTAAGGATCTGGACAAGGCAGGTTTCCGCGTCACAGCACTGCATGGAGGGAAGTCACAAGATCAGAGGGAGATCAGCCTTGATGGATTTAGGAACCGCAGGTTCAATGTTCTTGTAGCGACTGATGTTGCAGGGCGTGGTATTGATATTCCTGATGTCGCTCATGTTATTAACTATGAGATGCCTAGTTCAGTTGATACATACACACATCGCATCGGAAGAACAGGGCGTGCAGGAAAGAAGGGACTTGCAACTTCATTCTTGACCCTGGATAACACTGATATTTTCTTCGATCTGAAACAGATGCTTACTCAGAGCAATAGTCCCGTCCCTCCAGAACTTGCTAGGCATGAGGCGTCAAAGTTTAAGCCAGGATCAGTTCCCGATAGACCTCCAAGAAGAAATGACACCGTCTATGCATCTCACTGA
- the LOC123095841 gene encoding cytochrome P450 89A2, whose product MEFLMLLAVLLCLVAGMVFHTRRAHAQATIHHVADPAVAHRALIENADDLLNRPAAIFPVALATWSNGERNDNIATVNHGPHWRVLRCNLTAEVLSRLGSLAPLHEEAAQALVADFSARVLGGGEVAVREPVTTAVFALAARLCFGDFVDDRHKSAMGRVIRDSIVLAGELNPRFDGSMLSKMANCRGFRRISALLDRQVELYLPLIAARRQARSQLCGGIIRPYVDTLLDLRVPDSNGAGRPLRDGELVGLVFEFLGTATGSTAACLEWTLAHLIDQPEVQDKLRREINAEADGGGMLSISSKSIRSGMPYLNAVVLESLRMHPPVPFIMRSAHGEGATAIGGATAVPVDGLSVRFDLGGIGRDGKSWTDPDKFRPERFLAGGEAEDVGPAPGPKEIRMMPFGAGHRHCPGVNMGMLHIKCFLAALLHGFDWAPAGDCSGGVDMTELDGFVKIMEQPLSARVTRRT is encoded by the coding sequence ATGGAGTTCCTCATGCTCCTGGCCGTCCTCTTGTGCCTCGTAGCCGGAATGGTCTTCCACACTAGGCGAGCCCATGCCCAGGCAACCATCCACCACGTCGCTGACCCCGCTGTTGCTCACCGAGCGCTCATCGAGAACGCCGACGACCTCCTAAACCGGCCGGCGGCAATCTTCCCCGTCGCCCTCGCCACCTGGTCCAATGGCGAGCGGAATGACAACATAGCCACCGTGAACCACGGCCCGCATTGGCGAGTGCTCCGGTGCAACCTCACCGCCGAGGTCCTCTCACGTCTCGGTTCCCTCGCCCCACTGCACGAGGAGGCCGCCCAGGCCCTCGTCGCAGACTTCTCCGCCCGAGTCCTCGGCGGCGGTGAGGTGGCCGTCCGTGAGCCCGTCACCACGGCTGTGTTCGCGCTGGCCGCGCGCCTCTGCTTCGGCGACTTTGTCGACGACCGCCACAAAAGCGCCATGGGCCGCGTGATACGGGACTCCATTGTCCTCGCTGGGGAGCTCAACCCTAGGTTCGATGGATCGATGCTATCCAAGATGGCAAACTGCAGGGGGTTTCGCCGGATCTCCGCCTTACTCGACCGGCAGGTCGAGCTGTACCTCCCTTTGATCGCGGCACGGAGGCAGGCGCGGTCTCAGCTCTGCGGCGGCATCATCCGTCCTTACGTCGACACGCTCCTTGATCTCCGTGTCCCGGACAGCAATGGCGCCGGGCGTCCTCTTCGAGACGGCGAGCTGGTGGGCCTCGTGTTCGAGTTCCTTGGCACAGCCACGGGGTCAACCGCAGCCTGTCTCGAGTGGACCCTCGCCCACCTCATCGACCAGCCGGAGGTCCAGGACAAGCTGCGGCGCGAGATCAATGCCGAGGCCGACGGCGGCGGGATGCTCTCAATCTCAAGCAAAAGCATCCGCAGCGGCATGCCGTATCTGAATGCGGTGGTGCTGGAGAGCCTCCGCATGCACCCGCCGGTGCCGTTCATCATGCGCAGCGCCCACGGCGAGGGCGCCACAGCAATCGGTGGGGCGACCGCTGTGCCGGTGGACGGCCTGAGCGTGCGGTTCGATTTAGGTGGCATCGGGAGAGACGGGAAGTCGTGGACCGATCCCGACAAGTTCCGGCCGGAGCGGTTCCTTgccggaggcgaggcggaggacgtcgGCCCGGCGCCAGGCCCGAAGGAGATAAGGATGATGCCGTTCGGTGCCGGGCACAGGCACTGCCCCGGCGTGAACATGGGGATGCTGCACATCAAGTGCTTCCTGGCCGCGCTCCTGCACGGGTTCGACTGGGCGCCGGCGGGAGACTGCAGCGGCGGGGTCGACATGACGGAGCTGGACGGCTTCGTGAAGATAATGGAGCAGCCGCTTTCCGCGCGTGTCACGCGACGCACTTGA